A stretch of Amycolatopsis balhimycina FH 1894 DNA encodes these proteins:
- the smpB gene encoding SsrA-binding protein SmpB has protein sequence MPKERGQKVIVSNRKARHDYSILDTYECGLVLVGTEVKSLREGKASLADAFATVDDGEVWLRNVHIPEYTQGTWTNHMPRRTRKLLLHRREIEKLIGKTKESGLSLVPLSMYFKDGKVKVEIALAQGKKAYDKRQTLAKRDADRDIRKAMGRALKGRFTE, from the coding sequence ATGCCCAAGGAACGTGGCCAGAAGGTGATCGTGTCGAACCGCAAGGCGCGACACGATTACTCCATCCTCGACACCTACGAGTGCGGTCTCGTGCTCGTCGGCACCGAGGTGAAGAGCCTGCGCGAGGGCAAGGCGTCACTGGCGGACGCGTTCGCGACGGTCGACGACGGCGAAGTGTGGCTGCGCAACGTGCACATCCCGGAGTACACGCAGGGCACGTGGACCAACCACATGCCGCGGCGCACCCGGAAGCTGCTGCTGCACCGGCGGGAGATCGAGAAGCTCATCGGCAAGACCAAGGAGAGCGGGCTCTCCCTGGTGCCGCTGTCGATGTACTTCAAGGACGGCAAGGTCAAGGTCGAGATCGCCCTGGCTCAGGGCAAGAAGGCCTACGACAAGCGGCAGACGCTGGCCAAGCGCGACGCGGACCGGGACATCAGGAAGGCCATGGGCCGCGCGCTGAAGGGCCGGTTCACGGAGTGA
- the ftsE gene encoding cell division ATP-binding protein FtsE: MIRLEEVSKVYKTSTRPALERVSVNIDKGEFVFLIGPSGSGKSTFLRLLLREETPSKGRVVVSNFDVAKLARRRVPRLRQTIGCVFQDFRLLANKTVAENVAFALEVIGKPAPTIKKVVPEVLELVGLDGKADRLPNELSGGEQQRVAIARAFVNRPLVLLADEPTGNLDPDTSQDIMLLLERINRTGTTVLMATHDHSIVDSMRRRVVELQLGRVIRDDARGVYGIGR; encoded by the coding sequence GTGATCCGGCTCGAAGAGGTTTCCAAGGTCTACAAGACCTCGACGCGGCCCGCGCTCGAGCGGGTGTCCGTCAACATCGACAAGGGTGAGTTCGTCTTCCTCATCGGTCCCTCGGGATCGGGGAAGTCGACCTTCCTCCGGCTCCTGCTGCGCGAAGAGACGCCGAGCAAGGGCCGCGTGGTGGTGTCCAACTTCGACGTCGCCAAGCTGGCCCGCCGCCGGGTCCCCCGCCTGCGGCAGACCATCGGCTGCGTGTTCCAGGACTTCCGCCTGCTGGCGAACAAGACCGTCGCGGAGAACGTCGCGTTCGCGCTCGAGGTCATCGGCAAGCCCGCGCCGACCATCAAGAAGGTCGTCCCCGAGGTGCTGGAGCTCGTCGGCCTCGACGGCAAGGCCGACCGGCTGCCCAACGAGCTCTCCGGCGGTGAGCAGCAGCGCGTCGCCATCGCGCGCGCGTTCGTGAACCGCCCGCTGGTGCTGCTCGCCGACGAACCGACGGGGAACCTGGACCCCGACACCAGCCAGGACATCATGCTGCTGCTGGAGCGGATCAACCGCACCGGCACGACCGTCCTGATGGCGACCCACGACCACTCCATCGTGGACTCCATGCGGCGCCGAGTCGTCGAGCTGCAGCTCGGCCGGGTGATCCGCGACGACGCCCGCGGCGTCTACGGCATCGGTCGCTGA
- a CDS encoding sensor histidine kinase: MSEAQRLEHPRPHPARTIAYMIASFVFRLLQFVLIVVGIAVGVSTAVVWVGFPILLATTSFVRWSGDRERAWLGVMLRVPLPPVERRPYDGLPLLRRWLVRLSDTTTWRDLAYLMVAFPLACVEFGIAIASIVLLPMAIWVTPWLGWLHGELGLALLGPNRTKRLEQKADRLQASRARGVDAAEAERRRIERDLHDGAQQRLVAVAMSLGRAKSKFDQDPEAVRELIDEAHSDAKLAVSELRDLARGIYPAVLGDRGLDAALSAQAAKSPIPVDVSVDVDPRPPAAVETTAYFIVGETLTNIAKHSGASEAIVKVWRTDDQVVVEITDNGHGGAEVRPGGGLAGLADRAATIDGVITVVSPVGGPTVIRADLPCQW, from the coding sequence ATGAGCGAGGCACAGCGGCTGGAGCATCCGCGGCCGCACCCGGCTCGCACGATCGCGTACATGATCGCGAGCTTCGTCTTCCGGCTCCTGCAGTTCGTGCTGATCGTCGTGGGGATCGCCGTGGGGGTCTCGACGGCGGTGGTGTGGGTCGGGTTCCCGATCCTGCTGGCGACGACGAGTTTCGTCCGCTGGTCGGGTGACCGGGAGCGCGCGTGGCTGGGCGTGATGCTGCGGGTTCCGTTGCCGCCGGTGGAGCGGCGTCCGTACGACGGCCTGCCGCTGCTGCGGCGGTGGCTGGTGCGGTTGAGCGACACGACGACGTGGCGGGACCTGGCGTACCTGATGGTGGCGTTCCCGCTGGCGTGCGTGGAGTTCGGGATCGCGATCGCGTCGATCGTGCTGCTGCCGATGGCGATCTGGGTAACGCCGTGGCTGGGCTGGCTGCACGGCGAACTGGGCCTCGCGCTGCTGGGTCCGAACCGCACGAAACGGCTTGAGCAGAAGGCCGACCGGCTGCAGGCTTCGCGGGCGCGGGGCGTCGACGCGGCGGAGGCGGAGCGACGCCGCATCGAGCGTGACCTCCACGACGGCGCTCAGCAGCGGCTGGTGGCGGTCGCGATGAGCCTGGGGCGGGCGAAGTCGAAGTTCGACCAGGACCCGGAGGCGGTGCGGGAGCTGATCGACGAGGCGCATTCGGACGCGAAGCTGGCGGTGTCGGAGCTGCGGGACCTCGCGCGCGGGATCTACCCGGCCGTGCTCGGCGACCGCGGGCTGGACGCGGCCCTGTCGGCGCAGGCGGCGAAGTCGCCGATCCCGGTGGACGTCTCGGTGGACGTCGACCCGCGGCCGCCGGCGGCGGTGGAGACGACGGCGTACTTCATCGTCGGCGAGACGCTGACGAACATCGCGAAGCACTCCGGAGCGTCCGAAGCGATCGTGAAGGTGTGGCGGACCGACGACCAGGTCGTCGTCGAGATCACCGACAACGGCCACGGCGGCGCCGAGGTGCGGCCCGGCGGCGGGCTGGCCGGCCTGGCCGACCGCGCGGCGACGATCGACGGCGTGATCACCGTGGTCAGCCCGGTGGGCGGACCGACCGTAATCCGGGCTGACCTCCCCTGCCAGTGGTGA
- a CDS encoding acyltransferase family protein, with product MQTSQGVASGGRDRFLDVVRAGAILAVIAQHWIMPVLSYSDGHLATGNALATPGWWVVTWLSQVMPLVFFAGGAANLISFRRADSTRTWLSGRIRRLMVPVLPLVAVWLVMPDFLRGLGVPPQPVQVASAIAAQLLWFLAVYVLVVLLTPVMVTAHRRWGLKVPLVMAVAGVLVDFARFNDFGYVGYLNAVFVWVAVHQLGFHYVEGRLGALTRRGALTLSAAGFGTTALLVAFGPYPASMIGMPGAPVSNMSPPTVLLAFLAVGQIGLLLAFRPQLNALAARPGVGDALGWLGARFMSVYLWHMPALVVVAGVTVYGLGYETPAPGTVFWLVMAPAWFAVCGLVLLGLLRLFARFETRRDASEVTASVPQLVVAGLMISGGLLGLAAHGFAPLSDGPLPWVVLATAGFLLAGKQIPATVLGTRFLGRAVAVSERAQGVR from the coding sequence ATGCAGACAAGCCAGGGGGTCGCGAGCGGCGGCCGGGACAGGTTTCTCGACGTCGTCCGGGCGGGGGCCATCCTCGCCGTCATCGCCCAGCACTGGATCATGCCGGTGCTGTCCTATTCCGACGGTCACCTCGCGACCGGCAACGCCCTCGCGACGCCCGGCTGGTGGGTCGTGACCTGGTTGTCGCAGGTCATGCCCTTGGTCTTCTTCGCCGGGGGTGCGGCGAACCTGATCTCGTTCCGCCGCGCGGACTCCACGCGAACCTGGCTCTCCGGCCGCATCCGGCGCCTGATGGTGCCGGTGCTGCCGCTGGTGGCCGTCTGGCTGGTCATGCCGGACTTCCTCCGCGGCCTGGGCGTGCCGCCCCAGCCGGTGCAGGTCGCGAGCGCGATCGCCGCGCAGCTGCTGTGGTTCCTCGCGGTGTACGTCCTGGTCGTGCTGCTCACCCCGGTCATGGTCACCGCGCACCGGCGCTGGGGCCTGAAGGTGCCGCTCGTCATGGCGGTCGCGGGGGTGCTCGTCGACTTCGCCCGCTTCAACGACTTCGGTTACGTCGGCTACCTCAACGCCGTGTTCGTCTGGGTCGCGGTGCACCAGCTGGGCTTCCACTACGTCGAAGGCCGCCTCGGCGCGCTGACCCGCCGCGGCGCGCTGACGCTGTCGGCGGCCGGCTTCGGCACCACGGCGCTGCTGGTCGCGTTCGGGCCGTACCCCGCCAGCATGATCGGCATGCCGGGCGCGCCGGTGTCGAACATGAGCCCGCCGACCGTGCTGCTGGCCTTCCTCGCCGTCGGCCAGATCGGCCTGCTGCTCGCCTTCCGCCCGCAGCTCAACGCGCTCGCGGCGCGTCCCGGCGTCGGCGACGCCCTCGGCTGGCTCGGCGCGCGGTTCATGAGCGTCTACCTCTGGCACATGCCGGCGCTGGTCGTCGTCGCGGGCGTGACGGTGTACGGCCTCGGCTACGAGACCCCGGCGCCGGGCACGGTGTTCTGGCTGGTCATGGCGCCCGCGTGGTTCGCGGTGTGCGGGCTGGTGCTGCTCGGCCTGCTGCGGCTGTTCGCGCGGTTCGAGACGCGGCGCGACGCGAGCGAAGTGACGGCGAGCGTGCCGCAGCTGGTGGTGGCCGGGCTGATGATCTCCGGCGGCCTGCTCGGCCTGGCGGCCCACGGGTTCGCCCCGCTCTCGGACGGCCCGCTGCCGTGGGTGGTCCTCGCGACGGCCGGGTTCCTCCTGGCGGGCAAGCAGATCCCGGCGACCGTCCTGGGCACCCGCTTCCTGGGCCGCGCCGTGGCCGTCTCCGAACGCGCCCAGGGCGTCCGCTGA
- the prfB gene encoding peptide chain release factor 2 — MSDEFDAALRDLTGKLTQIESVMDLDALRAQVADLEQQASSPNLWDDPEAAQKVTSQLSHRQSELRRISELRQRLDDLGVLYELAEAEGDSGSMAEAEAELADLGKDIDGLEVRTLLSGEYDNRNAVVTIRSEAGGVDAADFAEMLLRMYLRWAERHGYPTDVYDISYAEEAGIKSATFKVTAPYVYGTLSVEQGTHRLVRISPFDNQSRRQTSFAHVEVLPEVEEVDHVDIAEKDIRVDVYRSSGPGGQSVNTTDSAVRITHLPTGIVVSCQNEKSQLQNKAAALKVLQARLMLRKKEEERAEMDALKDSGSSWGNQMRSYVLHPYQMVKDLRTDFEVGNPSAVLDGEIDGFLDAGIRWRIQTG; from the coding sequence GTGAGTGATGAGTTCGACGCGGCACTGAGGGACCTGACCGGCAAGCTGACGCAGATCGAGTCGGTGATGGACCTGGATGCGCTGCGTGCCCAGGTGGCCGACCTGGAACAGCAGGCTTCGAGCCCGAACCTCTGGGACGACCCGGAGGCGGCCCAGAAGGTCACCAGCCAGCTGTCCCACCGGCAGAGCGAGCTGCGCCGGATCAGCGAGCTGCGTCAGCGGCTCGACGACCTGGGCGTGCTCTACGAGCTCGCCGAGGCCGAGGGTGACTCCGGCAGCATGGCCGAGGCCGAGGCCGAGCTCGCCGACCTCGGCAAGGACATCGACGGCCTCGAGGTCCGCACCCTGCTCTCGGGCGAGTACGACAACCGCAACGCCGTCGTCACCATCCGCTCCGAGGCCGGTGGCGTCGACGCGGCCGACTTCGCCGAGATGCTGCTCCGCATGTACCTGCGCTGGGCGGAGCGCCACGGCTACCCGACCGACGTCTACGACATCTCCTACGCCGAAGAGGCGGGCATCAAGTCGGCGACGTTCAAGGTGACCGCCCCCTACGTCTACGGAACCCTCTCGGTCGAGCAGGGCACCCACCGGCTCGTCCGGATCTCGCCGTTCGACAACCAGAGCCGCCGCCAGACGTCGTTCGCGCACGTCGAGGTGCTGCCCGAGGTCGAAGAGGTCGACCACGTCGACATCGCGGAGAAGGACATCCGGGTCGATGTCTACCGCTCGTCGGGCCCCGGTGGCCAGAGCGTCAACACGACCGACTCCGCGGTGCGCATCACCCACCTGCCGACCGGCATCGTCGTTTCCTGCCAGAACGAGAAGTCGCAGCTGCAGAACAAGGCCGCCGCCCTGAAGGTCCTCCAGGCCCGGCTGATGCTGCGGAAGAAGGAAGAGGAGCGTGCCGAGATGGACGCGCTCAAGGACAGCGGCTCCAGCTGGGGCAACCAGATGCGCTCCTACGTGCTGCACCCGTACCAGATGGTCAAGGACTTGCGGACCGACTTCGAGGTCGGCAACCCGTCGGCGGTGCTCGACGGCGAAATCGACGGTTTCCTCGACGCCGGCATCCGCTGGCGTATCCAAACCGGCTGA
- the ftsX gene encoding permease-like cell division protein FtsX: MRASFVFSEVVTGLRRNVTMTIAMMLTTAVSLAMLGGGLLAVRTIDKMKANFLADVEVSVYLTDDISATDKSCTQALCQSLRSDLQSNNGVESVVFENRDQAFARFKKIFESQPELIALTGPESLPASLHVKLKDPDRSESIVQQYAGKPGVRKVDDQKKFLDRVFNAFNGVRNMAFGAALIMAIAALLLIANTIQVSAFTRRTEVGIMRLVGATRWYTQLPFLLEAVVAGAVGAILGIIMLVLTKVSFLDAVFTGDVFPKITTLELLFPVAPILLGVSVVISAITGYVTLRLYVRH; the protein is encoded by the coding sequence ATGCGCGCCAGTTTCGTCTTCAGTGAGGTAGTCACCGGCCTGCGCCGGAACGTCACGATGACCATCGCGATGATGCTGACCACGGCCGTGTCGCTCGCCATGCTCGGCGGCGGCCTCCTCGCCGTGCGGACGATCGACAAGATGAAGGCCAACTTCCTCGCCGACGTCGAGGTTTCGGTCTACCTCACCGACGACATCAGCGCGACCGACAAGAGCTGCACCCAGGCGCTGTGCCAGTCGCTGCGCTCGGACCTGCAGAGCAACAACGGCGTCGAGTCGGTCGTGTTCGAGAACCGCGACCAGGCCTTCGCCCGGTTCAAGAAGATCTTCGAGAGCCAGCCGGAGCTGATCGCGCTCACCGGTCCCGAGTCGCTGCCCGCGTCGCTGCACGTGAAGCTGAAGGACCCGGACCGCAGTGAATCGATCGTGCAGCAGTACGCGGGCAAGCCGGGCGTGCGGAAGGTCGACGACCAGAAGAAGTTCCTCGACCGCGTGTTCAACGCCTTCAACGGCGTCCGCAACATGGCCTTCGGCGCCGCGCTCATCATGGCCATCGCCGCGCTGCTGCTGATCGCCAACACGATCCAGGTCTCCGCGTTCACCCGCCGCACCGAGGTCGGCATCATGCGGCTGGTCGGCGCGACACGGTGGTACACGCAGCTGCCGTTCCTCCTGGAGGCGGTGGTCGCCGGCGCGGTCGGTGCGATCCTGGGGATCATCATGCTGGTCCTGACCAAGGTGAGCTTCCTCGACGCGGTGTTCACCGGTGACGTCTTCCCGAAGATCACCACGCTGGAACTGCTGTTCCCGGTCGCGCCGATCCTGCTCGGGGTGTCCGTGGTGATCTCCGCCATCACCGGGTACGTCACGCTGCGCCTGTACGTCCGGCACTAG
- a CDS encoding response regulator transcription factor, which produces MRVVIAEDAVLLRAGVTRLLADEGIETAAAVDNGDDLLGAVLEHRPDLAIVDVRMPPTFTDEGLRAALAARKEIPGLPVLVLSQYVEESYAVELLSGGAGGVGYLLKERVADVADFLDAVRRVAGGGTAIDPDVIAQLMARGRRNPLDALTARESEVLGLMAQGLSNTAIANSLVVSHGAVEKHIGNIFSKLGLEASAEEHRRVRAVLTYLGR; this is translated from the coding sequence ATGCGGGTAGTCATCGCCGAGGACGCCGTGCTGCTGCGGGCCGGGGTGACCCGCCTGCTCGCCGACGAGGGCATCGAGACGGCCGCGGCCGTCGACAACGGGGACGACCTGCTCGGCGCGGTGCTGGAACATCGCCCTGACCTGGCGATCGTCGACGTCCGGATGCCTCCGACGTTCACCGACGAGGGTCTGCGCGCGGCGCTGGCGGCGCGCAAGGAGATCCCGGGGCTGCCGGTGCTGGTGCTTTCGCAGTACGTCGAGGAGTCGTACGCGGTGGAGCTGCTCTCGGGCGGTGCCGGCGGGGTCGGCTACCTGCTGAAGGAACGCGTGGCCGACGTCGCGGACTTCCTCGACGCGGTCCGCCGGGTGGCGGGCGGCGGCACGGCGATCGACCCGGACGTCATCGCCCAGCTGATGGCCCGCGGCCGCCGCAACCCCCTGGATGCCTTGACGGCCCGCGAGTCGGAAGTGCTGGGCCTGATGGCGCAGGGCCTGTCGAACACGGCGATCGCGAACTCGCTGGTGGTCTCCCACGGCGCGGTCGAGAAGCACATCGGCAACATCTTCTCGAAGCTCGGCCTGGAAGCGAGCGCCGAGGAACACCGCCGCGTCCGCGCGGTCCTCACCTACCTCGGCCGCTGA
- a CDS encoding amidohydrolase family protein, translating to MTPGPASDSDVARWTASLGLPGLVDLHVHFLPKPVMDKVWAYFDRASAHYGTAWPVHYRTSEEDRLETLRSLGVRRFAPLVYPHKPGMAEWLTSWALEFASRVPDAVPTGTFYPESGAGSAVDGALRAGARVFKAHVQVGAYDPRDELLKPVWGALADAGVPVVVHCGHGPLRGDFTGLPVFEEVLSRYPKLTAVLAHAAMPEFGTAFDLMAKYPRVHLDTTMVGVPFAEAVSPLPPDWTARLAAFADRVVLGTDFPNIPYSYATQLQAIAGWAAADDRLGEPFLRAVLHDTPLRLLDA from the coding sequence GTGACGCCCGGCCCGGCCTCCGACTCGGACGTCGCGCGCTGGACGGCGTCGCTGGGCCTGCCGGGCCTGGTCGACCTGCACGTCCACTTCCTGCCGAAGCCGGTGATGGACAAGGTCTGGGCCTACTTCGACCGCGCCTCGGCGCACTACGGCACGGCGTGGCCGGTGCACTACCGCACGTCCGAAGAGGACCGGCTGGAGACCCTGCGCTCGCTGGGCGTCCGGCGGTTCGCGCCGCTGGTCTACCCGCACAAGCCGGGGATGGCGGAGTGGCTGACTTCCTGGGCGCTCGAATTCGCGTCGCGGGTTCCGGATGCGGTGCCGACCGGGACGTTCTATCCGGAATCCGGTGCCGGGTCCGCTGTGGACGGTGCATTGCGTGCCGGTGCCCGGGTCTTCAAGGCGCACGTGCAGGTGGGCGCGTACGACCCGCGTGACGAGCTGCTGAAGCCGGTGTGGGGCGCGCTGGCCGACGCCGGCGTCCCCGTCGTCGTCCACTGTGGACACGGACCGTTGCGGGGTGACTTCACCGGGTTGCCGGTGTTCGAAGAGGTGCTTTCCCGGTACCCGAAGCTGACGGCGGTGCTCGCGCACGCGGCGATGCCCGAGTTCGGGACGGCGTTCGACCTGATGGCGAAGTACCCGCGGGTGCACCTGGACACCACGATGGTCGGGGTGCCGTTCGCCGAGGCCGTGTCGCCGCTGCCGCCGGACTGGACCGCGCGGCTGGCCGCGTTCGCCGACCGCGTGGTGCTCGGCACGGACTTCCCGAACATCCCGTACTCGTACGCGACGCAGCTGCAGGCGATCGCCGGCTGGGCGGCCGCCGACGATCGCCTGGGGGAGCCGTTCCTGCGGGCGGTCCTGCACGACACCCCGCTGCGCCTGCTCGACGCCTGA
- a CDS encoding PadR family transcriptional regulator, producing MSELNATAAALLGLLHDGPATGGQLVAGAGERFGAFFSVTRSQVYRELPALSKEGLVRLGKQGPRSSQQYLITAAGKKAFKAWLTSEAGPDHLRSPLILRLVHAGSLTAKQRQSLLESARTSYSQQLDDARAATKAADGPYEKAVAEFAQAQAKAALKLLDAIPAA from the coding sequence GTGTCCGAATTGAATGCAACAGCCGCCGCCCTGCTCGGTCTGCTCCACGACGGTCCCGCCACCGGCGGGCAGCTCGTCGCGGGGGCGGGTGAGCGTTTCGGCGCCTTCTTCAGCGTCACCCGCAGCCAGGTGTACCGGGAGCTCCCGGCGCTGTCCAAGGAAGGCCTCGTCCGGCTCGGCAAGCAGGGCCCGCGCTCCAGCCAGCAGTACCTGATCACCGCCGCCGGCAAGAAGGCCTTCAAGGCCTGGCTGACGTCCGAGGCCGGCCCCGACCACCTGCGCAGCCCGCTCATCCTGCGGCTCGTGCACGCGGGGTCGCTGACTGCCAAGCAGCGCCAGTCGCTGCTGGAGTCGGCCCGGACCAGCTACAGCCAGCAGCTCGACGACGCGAGGGCGGCCACCAAGGCGGCCGATGGGCCGTACGAGAAGGCCGTCGCCGAGTTCGCCCAGGCGCAGGCCAAGGCCGCGCTGAAGCTGCTCGACGCCATCCCCGCGGCCTGA
- a CDS encoding TetR/AcrR family transcriptional regulator C-terminal domain-containing protein, protein MALTRQNIARSGLKLLNEVGLNGLTLRLIAADLGVKAPALYWHVKNKQELLDQMATQMYRDSAAQRAAPESLGEWEAVAHGARALRSMMLAYRDGGKVFSGTYLADLSLIGEHPLRRSIESGLDERRASRATFTVYCFVIGYVIEEQAVRPMPGEFDERYRETAGEAVLGDAEARFDDGLSMVLSGARSWLETPGQPGWGPPV, encoded by the coding sequence ATGGCGCTGACCAGGCAGAACATCGCGCGATCCGGGCTGAAGCTGCTCAACGAAGTCGGGCTGAACGGCCTTACGCTCCGGCTGATCGCCGCCGACCTCGGCGTCAAGGCGCCGGCGCTCTACTGGCACGTGAAGAACAAGCAGGAGCTGCTCGACCAGATGGCGACGCAGATGTACCGCGATTCCGCGGCGCAGCGGGCGGCGCCGGAGTCGCTGGGGGAGTGGGAAGCCGTCGCGCACGGCGCCCGCGCGCTGCGCAGCATGATGCTGGCCTACCGCGACGGCGGGAAGGTCTTCTCCGGGACCTATCTCGCCGACCTGAGCCTGATCGGCGAGCACCCGCTGCGCCGGAGCATCGAGTCCGGGCTGGACGAGCGGCGCGCGAGCCGCGCGACGTTCACCGTCTACTGTTTCGTCATCGGTTACGTGATCGAGGAGCAGGCTGTCCGTCCGATGCCGGGCGAGTTCGACGAGCGGTACCGCGAGACGGCGGGCGAAGCGGTGCTGGGTGACGCCGAAGCGCGGTTCGACGACGGGCTGTCGATGGTCCTCAGTGGAGCCCGCAGCTGGCTCGAAACGCCTGGTCAGCCGGGTTGGGGACCCCCGGTGTAA
- a CDS encoding FAD-dependent monooxygenase has translation MDELTAEVVVAGAGPTGLMLANELALAGVDVQVLERMHERTGLSKALNLQPRTAEILDLRGLLGRAEDRSFATVADGHFAVIPVSYTGWDTRHPYQLGIPQAEVEAALEERLAEQGVRVRHGHELTSFSQDPTGVTITAGDVRIRAAYLVGCDGGRSAVRKALRLPFEGIEGRGHGVSADVLFDSPPQGAPTEWRSMGNMVTSQSPGKFVGVIPLGEPNLYRVSFGDRLHRPQNLRAEVTEEEVRAAVEERFGPEAKIAKIRWASRFSDDSRLAAKYRVDRVFLAGDAAHIHFPAGGQGLNLGIQDAMNLGWKLAAELRNQAPPALLDTYESERREVAKQVLDNIAAQNALVPLTPDQLALRALFRDLTALPEVQHHLSGMISGLNIKYSAPAGAHPAQGSRLPDFALGDGHASDVFHKGKFVLLTKEPTPPPHAEVVVAEVPELPWPDLTKILVRPDGYVASTTGSTKGWLV, from the coding sequence ATGGACGAGCTGACCGCGGAGGTGGTCGTCGCCGGGGCGGGGCCGACGGGGCTGATGCTGGCGAACGAGCTGGCACTGGCCGGAGTGGACGTTCAGGTGCTCGAGCGGATGCACGAGCGGACGGGGTTGTCGAAGGCGCTGAACCTGCAGCCACGCACGGCGGAAATCCTGGATCTGCGAGGTCTGCTGGGCCGGGCGGAGGACCGCTCGTTCGCGACTGTCGCGGACGGACACTTCGCGGTGATCCCGGTGAGCTACACGGGCTGGGACACCCGCCACCCGTACCAGCTGGGTATCCCGCAGGCGGAGGTCGAGGCGGCACTGGAGGAGCGGCTGGCGGAGCAAGGTGTCCGGGTGAGACACGGCCACGAGCTGACGAGCTTCTCCCAGGACCCCACAGGAGTCACGATCACAGCGGGCGACGTCCGTATCAGAGCGGCCTACCTGGTGGGCTGCGACGGAGGCCGCAGCGCGGTGCGCAAGGCGTTGCGCCTGCCGTTCGAAGGAATCGAAGGCCGGGGCCACGGCGTATCAGCGGACGTGCTGTTCGATTCACCCCCACAAGGCGCACCCACGGAGTGGCGCTCGATGGGCAACATGGTGACGTCCCAGAGCCCGGGCAAGTTCGTGGGCGTGATCCCCCTGGGAGAGCCGAACCTGTACCGAGTGAGCTTCGGCGACCGCCTGCACCGCCCCCAAAACCTCAGGGCAGAGGTCACGGAGGAGGAAGTCCGCGCAGCGGTCGAAGAGCGCTTCGGCCCGGAAGCGAAGATCGCAAAGATCCGCTGGGCATCCCGTTTCTCGGACGACAGCCGCCTGGCAGCCAAGTACCGAGTAGACCGAGTCTTCTTGGCGGGCGATGCGGCCCACATCCACTTCCCGGCCGGAGGCCAGGGCCTGAACCTGGGCATCCAGGACGCAATGAACCTGGGCTGGAAACTGGCAGCAGAACTGAGAAACCAAGCCCCGCCAGCCCTCCTGGACACCTACGAGTCAGAGCGCCGCGAAGTGGCAAAGCAGGTCCTGGACAACATAGCGGCCCAAAACGCCCTGGTCCCCCTAACCCCGGACCAGCTGGCCCTACGAGCCCTCTTCCGCGACCTGACAGCGCTTCCAGAAGTCCAGCACCACTTATCAGGAATGATCTCCGGCCTGAACATCAAGTACTCGGCTCCCGCAGGAGCGCACCCTGCGCAGGGATCGCGCTTACCGGACTTCGCACTGGGAGACGGCCACGCAAGCGACGTATTCCACAAAGGAAAGTTCGTCCTACTGACAAAAGAGCCAACCCCACCCCCACACGCAGAGGTAGTAGTAGCCGAAGTCCCAGAACTCCCCTGGCCAGACCTGACGAAGATCCTGGTCCGCCCAGACGGCTACGTAGCATCAACAACAGGCTCGACCAAGGGCTGGCTCGTCTGA